TCGTAAAATGAGTATTCTGAAAGGGATTCCCTTATGGAATTCTCTGATTGCGTTGTGATGCAGATATAAAGTACCTTCTCACCGTTGCGCACTGCTTCACATAAACTCTGCACTCCGAGTATGGTCCTTCCACTACCCGGGTTGCCTGCTATCAGTATAGTAGATGGGGCAGTTATTCCGCCTCCCAGTATCTCATCGAAACCGTCTATTCCTGTGAATTTTGTATCCAATTTCAGAACCTCGTCAAGGTATTGCTAAGCAATAATGAGATTTTATGTAAAGGATTTATATGAAATTTCCTCTCCCTTACTTAATTTATTTTTAATTTTACTTAACATTATTCGTGAGCTTATATATTTTAAAAAAGGTGGCAAATATTTACTTGGATGGCCTTTCATAAAATTGCTTTTTTTGTGCTATGAAACCCTCTTATATGGTTAATTACTATAACGCCAATATAATACTGGCATTAATAGTAATTCTATGCAGATCATATTTGGAGCTATTCTGCAGACTTAACTAACACTAATAATAAAAAAAACTAATCAGGGAATTAATATGAGAGAGTTAAAGATCCTTGTTATCAACAATTACGGGCAGTTCTGCCACCTTATCCACCGTTCAGTAAGGGATCTGGACATGGAAACAAAGATAGTTGCCAACACCACTCCTGTTGAGGAAATTCTTGATGAGGAGCCTGATGGACTTATTCTTAGTGGCGGTCCTACAATGGAACGCGCAGGGATATGTTCTGAGTATGTGGAAAGCATTGACCTCCCAATTCTGGGAATCTGCCTTGGGCACCAGATAATCGCAAAGACCTTTGGCGGCGAAGTCAGCCAGGGCAGCTCCGGCGGTTATGCAGACATCGAGGTCGAGATAGTGGATGAAGACGACTTGCTTAGGGGAATCGGTCCAAAGACCTCTGTCTGGGCTTCACATGCAGATGAGGTTGTCAGAATGCCGGAAGAATTCATTCAGCTTGCAAGGTCTAACATTTGTGAATGTGAGGCCATGAGGCATGAAGAAAGACCTATTTTTGGAGTCCAGTGGCATCCTGAAGTGGCACACACACAAAAAGGAGAAAAGTTGCTGACGAATTTCTTTGAGATATGTGAGAACTATTAGTTCTCTCATTCATCTATGCAAAAATTATTAATCTCGCATTTTATGTGAGAACTATTGCTCTCACATTCCCATTTTCTTCATCATTTTTTGCATATTGAATTTTCCACCGCGGAATCCTTTCATGGCGGTCTGCATCATTTTATGATACTTTAAAAGCTCTCTGACATCTTCAGGATTACAGCCTGATCCCCTGGCAATTCTCTTGATACGGGCACTTCCGATCACCCTTGGATTCAGCATTTCTTCCTCGGTCATTGAGTCCATAAGTACTCTATAGCGTGCGAGTTTGTCTCCTGTGACCTGATATGCATCTTCAGGGATCTTTGCTCCCATTCCTCCAAGAGGCAGCATTTGCATTATCTGCTTCATTGGTCCCATCTTGTTGAGACTTTCAAGCTGCTTGTACATATCTTTAAGAGTGAACCTGCCACGGAGCATTGCTTCCATGTCAAAGTCCTCTTCTCCAAGGGCTTCTTCTGCCTTTTCGATGAGACTCTTGATGTCGCCCATTCCGAGAAGTCTTGAGATGAACCTGTCAGGCTCAAATCTTTCAAGGTCGTCCGGTGTTTCACCAACACCAATGAATGCGATAGATGAATTAGTTTCTGAAACTGCGGAAAGTGCTCCACCACCTTTTGCGGTACCGTCAAGTTTTGAGATAACAACACCTGAAATACCGATGGAATTGTTGAATGCACGTGCCTGCTCGCTTGCCTGCTGACCGATCGCACCATCAAGCACAAGCAGCTTGTAGTCAGGTTTTGCCACAGCATGTATTTCTTCCATTTCTGTAATCAGATCACTTTCAAGTGAGTGCCGCCCGGCAGTATCCACAATAAGAACATCGTTCTTGTGCAGTTCCTTAAGACCTCTCTCTACAATGCCTACTGCATCAGGGTTGCCTTCTTCTCCGTAGAATGCAACGTTTAGTTTGGTACAGAGTGTCTTTAGCTGCTGATATGCGCCCGGCCTGAAGGTGTCAGCACAGACTACAGCCGGTTTCAGTCCTTTCCTCTGGAAGTAACGTGCGAGTTTTGATGTGGTGGTTGTTTTACCGCTTCCCTGCAGACCTATCATCATGATGGTCTGTGGTTTAAGTGGGATGTCGGTACTTTTACCGATGATACTGATGAGTTCCTGGTAAACTATCCTTATTACATGCTCCCTGGGGTTCATTCCGGAAGGTACTTCCTCTTTCAGTGCACGCTCTTTGATGTGCTGTGACATCTGCATGACAAGTTTTACATTGACATCTGATTGGAGTAAAGCCCTCTGGATATCCTTGACGACCTCATTCACTGTACGTTCGTCGATACGCCCTGATTTAACCAGTTTCTTAAGGGCATCCTGCAGGGAATTTCCGAGTTTATCCATTACCATTTAAGGATCTTCCTGTTCTGTTCTCTCTTTTTTGTAATAAAAGGGCAGTTCATATTTAACCCTAGTGGAAATATTGTGTCTCGGGCAAAAGAGCTGAGATCAAAAGTACTAAAAAAAGGAAATTAAAAAAAGAAAGTATAAACAACTTTCACTTATTTTTTTGCATTTTCTGCCATCTTTCCTATCCATATCGTAGCTACGACTGCAAGGATAGTTACAAAGATAGCATATGCCCATACTCCCCATGCAGCAAGGAAATAAAGTGGTGCTCCTTCTGCAAACAGTGACTGGATTGCTCCGTTCCATGCAAGGGCTGCTACCAGCCCGAATGCTGCGGTCATAAGCGCAGCTAATTTCTCAATAACTTCGGCTTTCATTTCAAAACCCCCTGTCTTCAAGAATGACCTTTTTAGGTCACTTTTTAGGTCACT
The sequence above is a segment of the uncultured Methanolobus sp. genome. Coding sequences within it:
- a CDS encoding GMP synthase subunit A → MRELKILVINNYGQFCHLIHRSVRDLDMETKIVANTTPVEEILDEEPDGLILSGGPTMERAGICSEYVESIDLPILGICLGHQIIAKTFGGEVSQGSSGGYADIEVEIVDEDDLLRGIGPKTSVWASHADEVVRMPEEFIQLARSNICECEAMRHEERPIFGVQWHPEVAHTQKGEKLLTNFFEICENY
- a CDS encoding signal recognition particle protein Srp54 — its product is MVMDKLGNSLQDALKKLVKSGRIDERTVNEVVKDIQRALLQSDVNVKLVMQMSQHIKERALKEEVPSGMNPREHVIRIVYQELISIIGKSTDIPLKPQTIMMIGLQGSGKTTTTSKLARYFQRKGLKPAVVCADTFRPGAYQQLKTLCTKLNVAFYGEEGNPDAVGIVERGLKELHKNDVLIVDTAGRHSLESDLITEMEEIHAVAKPDYKLLVLDGAIGQQASEQARAFNNSIGISGVVISKLDGTAKGGGALSAVSETNSSIAFIGVGETPDDLERFEPDRFISRLLGMGDIKSLIEKAEEALGEEDFDMEAMLRGRFTLKDMYKQLESLNKMGPMKQIMQMLPLGGMGAKIPEDAYQVTGDKLARYRVLMDSMTEEEMLNPRVIGSARIKRIARGSGCNPEDVRELLKYHKMMQTAMKGFRGGKFNMQKMMKKMGM
- a CDS encoding DUF5654 family protein, whose protein sequence is MKAEVIEKLAALMTAAFGLVAALAWNGAIQSLFAEGAPLYFLAAWGVWAYAIFVTILAVVATIWIGKMAENAKK